The following are from one region of the Sandaracinus amylolyticus genome:
- a CDS encoding DUF1592 domain-containing protein, whose protein sequence is MRRDLLAITISALVSSACVGALEDPAARPSGTAPPGGPGPIPEALCEREIQPGSSPFRRLTRDEYDATVLALLGDESAPARAFPPDEDGLGFAVGATVSPLLAENYLRAAETLAASAIGRGLGDLLPCDLANGDEACARAFVTSFGRRAYRRALDDAQIDRVMEVHRAGSDFESGIRLVITAMLTSPYFLYRVELGPPDLAAGERVIPLTMDERATRLSYFLWGTMPDDALFAAADAGELETVDQIADHARRMLDDPRALRTIERFVDAWLELELDVVSKDPETYPDWSDELAAAMHDETRAFVDHVLTEGSGTLDELLTADYSFVSPALAAVYGVEVPEGATEPVRVALDPTQRAGLLTQPGFLSQHARGNQSSPVFRGRFVRERLLCQTLPPPPEDLLVVPPEPDPSASTRDRFEQHRSDPACSGCHELMDPIGFGFEHYDAIGRWRDRDEGFDVDASGRIVGTRETDGEFEGAVDLAHRLANSPDVHACLTQQWWEFAFRRTVEEADACSIDEVRRAFDESGRDLRALIIALVRTDAFLYRRAAEGEVSP, encoded by the coding sequence ATGCGACGCGACCTCCTCGCGATCACGATCTCCGCGCTGGTGTCGAGCGCGTGCGTCGGTGCGCTCGAAGACCCGGCCGCGCGGCCCAGCGGCACCGCGCCACCGGGCGGTCCAGGCCCGATCCCCGAGGCGCTCTGCGAGCGCGAGATCCAGCCCGGCAGCTCACCGTTCCGCCGCCTCACCCGCGACGAGTACGACGCGACCGTGCTCGCGCTGCTCGGCGACGAGTCGGCGCCGGCGCGCGCGTTCCCGCCCGACGAGGACGGCCTCGGCTTCGCGGTCGGCGCGACGGTGTCGCCGCTGCTCGCCGAGAATTATCTGCGCGCCGCGGAGACGCTCGCCGCGAGCGCGATCGGGCGCGGGCTCGGCGACCTCCTGCCCTGCGATCTCGCGAACGGCGACGAGGCGTGCGCGCGCGCGTTCGTGACGTCGTTCGGTCGTCGCGCCTACCGCCGCGCGCTCGACGACGCGCAGATCGATCGCGTGATGGAGGTCCATCGCGCGGGGAGCGACTTCGAGAGCGGCATCCGTCTCGTGATCACCGCGATGCTCACGTCGCCGTACTTCCTCTACCGCGTCGAGCTCGGCCCGCCCGATCTCGCCGCGGGCGAGCGTGTCATCCCGCTCACGATGGACGAGCGCGCGACGCGCCTCTCGTACTTCCTCTGGGGCACGATGCCCGACGACGCGCTCTTCGCCGCGGCCGACGCGGGCGAGCTCGAGACCGTCGATCAGATCGCGGATCACGCGCGCCGCATGCTCGACGACCCGCGCGCGCTGCGCACCATCGAGCGCTTCGTCGACGCGTGGCTCGAGCTCGAGCTCGACGTCGTCAGCAAGGACCCCGAGACCTATCCCGACTGGAGCGACGAGCTCGCCGCCGCGATGCACGACGAGACGCGCGCGTTCGTCGATCACGTGCTCACCGAGGGCAGCGGCACGCTCGACGAGCTGCTCACCGCCGACTACTCGTTCGTCTCGCCCGCGCTCGCCGCGGTGTACGGCGTGGAGGTGCCCGAGGGCGCGACCGAGCCGGTGCGCGTCGCGCTCGATCCCACGCAGCGCGCGGGCTTGCTCACGCAGCCGGGGTTCCTCTCGCAGCACGCGCGCGGCAACCAGAGCTCGCCGGTGTTCCGTGGACGATTCGTCCGCGAGCGGCTGCTCTGCCAGACGCTTCCTCCACCGCCCGAGGATCTGCTGGTCGTTCCGCCCGAGCCGGACCCCTCGGCCAGCACGCGCGATCGCTTCGAGCAGCACCGCAGCGATCCCGCGTGCTCCGGGTGCCACGAGCTGATGGACCCGATCGGGTTCGGCTTCGAGCACTACGACGCGATCGGTCGCTGGCGCGATCGCGACGAGGGCTTCGACGTCGACGCGAGCGGGCGCATCGTCGGCACCCGCGAGACGGATGGCGAGTTCGAGGGCGCGGTCGATCTCGCGCACCGCCTCGCGAACAGCCCCGACGTCCACGCGTGCCTGACCCAGCAGTGGTGGGAGTTCGCGTTCCGCCGCACCGTCGAGGAGGCGGACGCGTGCTCGATCGACGAGGTGCGCCGCGCGTTCGACGAGTCGGGGCGCGACCTGCGCGCGCTGATCATCGCGCTCGTCCGCACCGATGCGTTCCTCTATCGCCGCGCCGCCGAAGGAGAGGTGAGCCCGTGA
- a CDS encoding YdcF family protein: MARRWSVILVGTTIAAWLAAAVAIDVRGSRAAPDGTYDAIVVLGCRVNQDGRASRVLARRARRAATLWLEGRAPIVVLTGGVGTHPPSEAHAAAAILREHGVPDDAMVLEERSTSTAENARFARALTDARRVLIVTDGFHATRAALVFAREFDDVAVSPVTAGPWVRSKGALREVPLLVRDYLRR; this comes from the coding sequence ATGGCTCGGCGGTGGAGCGTGATCCTCGTCGGCACCACGATCGCCGCGTGGCTCGCCGCGGCCGTCGCGATCGACGTGCGCGGATCGCGCGCTGCGCCCGATGGCACCTACGACGCGATCGTCGTGCTCGGGTGCCGCGTGAACCAGGACGGCCGGGCCTCGCGCGTGCTCGCGCGCCGGGCCCGTCGCGCCGCGACGTTGTGGCTCGAGGGGCGCGCGCCGATCGTCGTGCTCACCGGAGGCGTCGGCACCCATCCTCCGAGCGAGGCGCACGCCGCGGCGGCGATCCTTCGCGAGCACGGCGTCCCCGACGACGCGATGGTGCTCGAGGAGCGATCGACCTCGACCGCCGAGAACGCGCGCTTCGCGCGCGCCCTCACCGACGCGCGCCGCGTGCTGATCGTCACCGACGGATTCCACGCGACGCGCGCCGCGCTCGTCTTCGCGCGCGAGTTCGACGACGTCGCGGTCTCGCCCGTCACCGCCGGGCCCTGGGTGCGCAGCAAGGGCGCGCTGCGCGAGGTGCCGCTCCTGGTGCGCGACTACCTGCGGCGCTGA
- a CDS encoding 2-hydroxychromene-2-carboxylate isomerase produces the protein MTTTRDAWQIRARPMQFLFDFLSPYAYLAWSRIHDVAARAGREVEPVPVVFAGLLGAHGTRGPAEIDAKRRYLARDVLRIASAWDVPMAAPRALPFRSLGALRLASIDMDRATRRALIDRVFAGAWARGEDVADPETLAVIAREVGLGADALARAESLEVKASLRRATDDAIAAGVFGVPTILVDGEMFWGCDSLPHLERFLAGELAVDPEVLAAFDVVPVGARRSGA, from the coding sequence GTGACGACGACACGCGACGCGTGGCAGATCCGCGCGAGGCCCATGCAGTTCCTCTTCGATTTCCTCTCGCCCTATGCGTACCTCGCGTGGTCGCGCATCCACGACGTCGCGGCGCGCGCCGGGCGCGAGGTCGAGCCGGTGCCGGTGGTCTTCGCGGGGCTGCTCGGCGCGCACGGCACCCGCGGTCCCGCCGAGATCGACGCGAAGCGGCGCTACCTTGCGCGCGACGTGCTGCGGATCGCGAGCGCGTGGGACGTGCCGATGGCGGCCCCGCGCGCGCTCCCCTTCCGCTCGCTCGGCGCGCTCCGGCTCGCGTCGATCGACATGGATCGCGCGACCCGACGCGCGCTGATCGATCGTGTGTTCGCGGGTGCATGGGCGCGCGGCGAGGACGTGGCGGATCCCGAGACGCTCGCCGTGATCGCGCGCGAGGTCGGGCTCGGCGCGGACGCGCTCGCGCGCGCCGAATCGTTGGAGGTCAAAGCATCTCTCCGCCGCGCGACCGACGACGCGATCGCCGCGGGCGTGTTCGGCGTGCCCACGATCCTCGTCGACGGCGAGATGTTCTGGGGCTGCGACTCGCTGCCGCACCTCGAGCGCTTCCTCGCGGGCGAGCTCGCAGTCGACCCCGAGGTGCTCGCCGCGTTCGACGTCGTGCCGGTGGGCGCGCGACGCAGCGGCGCATGA
- a CDS encoding HEAT repeat domain-containing protein, producing the protein MRRRVDLALVLCFVFFTFTSPAAGQSLEATDPVEIERAITAAARPGDRALATQLAARIDAGLPAPLLSRAIESLVQNGSPPAVSALLTLARHRRAAVRAQVARGLVRSRSANARGALADLLDDPEAEVRSAAAVALGEVGAQGVMDTVMLAALRGVPEAAILFGTQASAQDVARFLRRLDATTLEASAPALRILLERANVQRPTKLAIVQRLAALEGALSARVLREVGATLPENDPVRRAIDQALATEDAAAAEVSQ; encoded by the coding sequence ATGCGTCGACGCGTTGATCTCGCCCTGGTGCTCTGCTTCGTCTTCTTCACCTTCACCTCTCCGGCCGCCGGGCAGTCGCTCGAGGCCACCGACCCCGTCGAGATCGAGCGCGCGATCACGGCGGCCGCGCGACCCGGGGATCGCGCGCTCGCGACGCAGCTCGCTGCCCGCATCGACGCGGGCCTGCCCGCGCCGTTGCTCTCGCGCGCGATCGAGTCGCTCGTGCAGAACGGGTCGCCGCCCGCGGTCTCGGCCCTGCTGACGCTCGCGCGCCACCGCCGCGCCGCGGTGCGCGCGCAGGTCGCGCGCGGGCTCGTGCGATCACGATCCGCCAACGCGCGCGGCGCGCTCGCCGATCTGCTCGACGATCCCGAGGCCGAGGTGCGCTCGGCCGCGGCGGTCGCGCTCGGCGAGGTCGGCGCGCAGGGCGTGATGGACACCGTGATGCTCGCCGCGCTGCGCGGCGTGCCCGAGGCCGCGATCCTCTTCGGCACCCAGGCGAGCGCGCAGGACGTCGCGCGCTTCCTGCGTCGCCTCGACGCGACGACGCTCGAGGCGAGCGCGCCCGCGCTCCGGATCCTGCTCGAGCGCGCGAACGTGCAGCGGCCGACGAAGCTCGCGATCGTGCAGCGGCTCGCCGCGCTCGAGGGCGCGCTCTCGGCGCGCGTGCTGCGCGAGGTCGGCGCGACGCTCCCGGAGAACGATCCGGTGCGGCGTGCGATCGATCAGGCGCTCGCCACCGAGGACGCCGCGGCGGCGGAGGTGAGCCAGTGA